One Polyodon spathula isolate WHYD16114869_AA unplaced genomic scaffold, ASM1765450v1 scaffolds_1857, whole genome shotgun sequence DNA segment encodes these proteins:
- the LOC121310216 gene encoding NAD(P)(+)--arginine ADP-ribosyltransferase 2-like isoform X1: MVASLLKFCFLLLLAAQCVAPQAPKPNSPIVMDFAKQSLDDQYKGCRDKMLQKVQKVYLKKELKDSKNFRKAWSMAKMEMKNKPLKGLTPEQATAVYAYSTKYIYTDFNAAVRNGGGNNYKAFPFKALHFYLTEALKKLRTKFKNCYNVYRGVSMPTKVSLGQIVRFGQFTSTSRNLNVAEGYGTATVFVMKTCRGAPIDDYSWFIKNEEVLVPPFERFQVVAIFGNKINLTPLPETKSIYNCLAVHKGKKHG, from the exons aatTCTCCAATAGTGATGGACTTCGCAAAGCAGTCCCTAGATGATCAATATAAAGGCTGCAGagataaaatgttacaaaaagtgcaaaaagtTTACCTGAAGAAAGAATTGAAAGACAGCAAGAACTTTAGAAAGGCTTGGTCTATGgctaaaatggaaatgaaaaacaaacctctCAAAGGCCTGACTCCAGAACAAGCCACGGCTGTCTATGCTTACTCCACCAAATACATTTACACCGACTTCAACGCAGCGGTCAGAAATGGAGGTGGAAATAATTACAAGGCGTTCCCGTTCAAGGCGCTGCATTTTTACTTAACCGAAGCCCTGAAGAAGCTGAGAACcaaatttaaaaactgttataATGTGTACAGGGGTGTTTCCATGCCCACAAAAGTGAGCTTGGGTCAAATCGTCCGCTTCGGCCAGTTCACCTCCACTTCACGAAACCTAAATGTTGCAGAAGGTTACGGGACGGCAACTGTGTTTGTCATGAAAACCTGCCGAGGTGCACCGATCGACGATTATTCGTGGTTCATTAAAAACGAAGAGGTCCTGGTGCCGCCATTCGAGAGGTTCCAAGTGGTGGCCATCTTCGGGAATAAAATCAACCTGACACCACTGCCAGAAACCAAAAGCATTTATAACTGTCTGGCAG TGCATAAAGGAAAGAAACACGGGTGA